The Elaeis guineensis isolate ETL-2024a chromosome 14, EG11, whole genome shotgun sequence genome has a segment encoding these proteins:
- the LOC140853844 gene encoding CBL-interacting serine/threonine-protein kinase 14-like, producing the protein MQDSTVGEAPRRAAKVLFGRYELVCLLGFGSSGRVYLARDLHSGQSVALKAIPKSRVAKGGRAHNVVREIAIMRHLRHPHVLRLLEVLASRSKIYFVLELAQGGELYARVACGRLPEDLSRRYFQQLISAIRYCHSRGVYHRDLKPENLLLDDAGDLKVSDFGLSAFPDQIRGDGLLHTRCGTPAYVAPEMLAKKGYDGAKIDVWSCGVILYVLNAGYLPFNDPNLMAMYRKIYRGEYRCPEWTSPELRHLIARILDPNPETRITIDGILRDPWFKKGLSEEEWAAAAKCHAAETAEAEDRRFWKSEEPDRPLHAFDLISFSSGLDLSGLFGPASDRRRFVSAESAAAILARAEDIGAKEELVVRRKGEKGLGGVVVEGPIGNLVARVVVRRLAKGLVVVELESGGDAERGFLQGKLWPALKGPVKGTANSGSAADRPDPILF; encoded by the coding sequence ATGCAGGACTCCACCGTTGGGGAGGCGCCGCGGCGGGCGGCGAAGGTCCTCTTCGGGAGGTACGAGCTGGTCTGCCTTCTGGGCTTCGGCTCCTCCGGCCGCGTGTACCTCGCCCGCGACCTCCACTCCGGTCAGAGCGTCGCCCTCAAGGCCATTCCCAAGAGCCGCGTCGCCAAGGGCGGCCGCGCCCACAACGTCGTCCGCGAGATCGCCATCATGCGCCACCTCCGCCACCCCCACGTCCTCCGCCTCCTCGAGGTCCTTGCATCCCGCTCCAAGATCTACTTCGTCCTCGAGCTCGCCCAAGGCGGCGAGCTCTACGCGCGCGTTGCCTGCGGCCGCCTCCCCGAGGACCTTTCCCGCCGCTACTTCCAGCAATTGATCTCCGCCATCAGATACTGCCACTCTCGCGGCGTCTACCACCGGGACCTCAAGCCGGAGAACCTCCTTCTCGACGACGCCGGCGACCTCAAAGTCTCCGACTTCGGCCTCTCCGCATTCCCCGACCAGATCCGCGGCGACGGCCTCCTCCACACCCGCTGCGGGACTCCGGCGTACGTCGCGCCGGAGATGCTCGCCAAGAAGGGCTACGACGGCGCCAAGATCGACGTCTGGTCCTGCGGCGTCATCCTCTACGTCCTCAACGCTGGGTATCTGCCGTTCAACGACCCCAATCTGATGGCGATGTACCGCAAGATCTACCGGGGAGAGTACCGGTGCCCCGAGTGGACCTCGCCGGAGCTCCGGCATCTCATTGCCCGGATCCTGGACCCGAATCCCGAAACGAGGATTACCATCGACGGGATCCTCCGCGATCCGTGGTTCAAGAAGGGGCTCAGCGAGGAGGAGTGGGCGGCGGCGGCCAAGTGCCATGCGGCGGAGACGGCAGAGGCGGAGGACAGAAGGTTCTGGAAGTCGGAGGAGCCGGACCGGCCCCTCCACGCCTTCGATCTAATATCCTTCTCCTCCGGGCTGGACCTATCCGGTCTGTTCGGACCGGCGTCGGACCGTCGGCGGTTCGTCTCGGCCGAGTCGGCCGCGGCGATCCTGGCCAGAGCCGAAGATATTGGAGCAAAAGAGGAGCTCGTGGTTCGGAGAAAGGGGGAGAAGGGGCTCGGAGGGGTAGTGGTGGAGGGGCCAATTGGTAATCTGGTAGCGAGGGTGGTGGTCCGCCGGCTGGCCAAGGGGTTGGTGGTGGTGGAGCTGGAGAGTGGTGGAGACGCCGAGAGGGGTTTCCTTCAGGGGAAACTTT